One window of the Actinomycetes bacterium genome contains the following:
- a CDS encoding AAA family ATPase, which produces MTVSAPRLSPLVGRSEELAALSSLVGLDGAPPGAVLVSGDAGVGKTRLLHELRLRAVAAGRLVLVGHCVDFGDGGLPYLPFSDAFGRLEADAPELAEQLLAAAPGVAPLLPSHRRGVGAATGERTERGSLFEAVEAALAHLGSLQPTLIVVEDLHWADQSSRDLLSFLFARGVPAGVALVVSYRSDDLHRRHPLRTTLSEWNRLPTLSRVALGPLDDADVRRLVELLHSDPMPDSAVTSLLARADGNAFFVEELVSAAEGGAASLPADLADLLLVRIERLDDDARAIVRAASVAGRRVTHPVLAAVAALEPERLDRALRAAVDANVLLAAGTDDRAGYAFRHALLAEAVYDDLLPGERVRLHAAYAKVLAELGGTSVELARHARAAHDVATAVRAGIRAGDEAMAVGGPDEAVRSYELALELLAEPDGQRLDVDVVDLTLRAAEAAAAAGHLFRGLALVEDALDALPDDAPEHDRARLLLGVATIGLLGDTGVDVLALTTQAVALVASSPSTELHARILLAHARALEERGRDDQGARWVDEALQLSRTLEVADVAVDASTLIARIERRRGDPEASLALLEASVAEARATGEVGAELRSLFSLAGLLYERGELARARETYAAAADLARRSGRAWAPYGIDARALAAIVAQVQGEWDEARRIVDVTGEAPPAMAEAMLAAVDVGVLAWRGSNRALELQPALRPWWSRDGFVAILAGGAAIEAHTARGDAAAALRAYEEVVAAVSTVWKREGFAAQVRLAALALAALTVQAREATARERTAIVEHGERLAAEAAVAAGTWKSRGAGVEGRAWTMRVEAERLRLHWSAGVDPPDADQLVTAWRAALAGFEEFGNVFEVARCQVRLAEALRGTGEAGEAAALLATAGLTADALGARPLLAEIRLAGGARTRSASEHPEEQLTPREREVLALIASGRSNREIAGRLFISAKTVSVHVSNILAKLGAGGRTEAVAVARRRGLLEDSP; this is translated from the coding sequence GTGACCGTTTCCGCCCCGCGCCTCAGCCCGCTGGTCGGGCGTAGCGAGGAGCTGGCCGCCCTGAGCTCGCTCGTCGGCCTCGACGGTGCCCCGCCCGGCGCGGTCCTCGTCTCCGGTGACGCCGGCGTCGGCAAGACCCGGCTGCTGCACGAGCTTCGCCTGCGCGCCGTCGCGGCGGGACGGCTGGTCCTGGTCGGCCACTGCGTCGACTTCGGTGACGGCGGACTGCCCTATCTGCCGTTCAGCGACGCCTTCGGACGACTCGAGGCCGACGCGCCCGAGCTCGCCGAGCAGCTCCTCGCGGCGGCACCTGGCGTGGCCCCGCTCCTGCCCTCCCACCGCCGCGGCGTGGGTGCCGCGACCGGGGAGCGGACGGAGCGGGGCAGCCTGTTCGAGGCGGTGGAGGCCGCGCTGGCCCACCTCGGGTCGCTCCAGCCGACCCTGATCGTGGTCGAGGACCTGCACTGGGCCGACCAGTCCAGCCGGGACCTCCTGAGCTTCCTCTTCGCCCGCGGGGTGCCCGCCGGGGTGGCGCTCGTGGTGTCCTATCGAAGCGACGACCTCCACCGCCGCCACCCGCTGCGGACGACGCTCTCGGAGTGGAACCGCCTGCCGACGCTGTCCAGGGTGGCGCTCGGCCCGCTCGACGACGCCGACGTGCGCCGCCTCGTCGAGCTCCTGCACAGCGATCCGATGCCCGACTCGGCGGTGACCAGCCTGCTCGCCCGTGCCGACGGCAACGCCTTCTTCGTCGAGGAGCTGGTCTCCGCCGCCGAGGGCGGCGCGGCGAGCCTGCCGGCCGACCTGGCCGACCTGCTGCTGGTGCGCATCGAGCGCCTCGACGACGACGCGCGGGCGATCGTGCGTGCCGCCTCGGTCGCGGGCCGGCGGGTGACGCATCCGGTGCTGGCGGCAGTGGCCGCCCTCGAGCCCGAGCGTCTGGACCGGGCGCTGCGTGCCGCCGTGGACGCCAACGTCCTCCTCGCCGCCGGGACAGACGACCGCGCCGGGTACGCCTTCCGCCACGCCCTGCTCGCGGAGGCGGTCTACGACGACCTGCTCCCCGGCGAACGGGTCCGCCTGCACGCCGCCTACGCCAAGGTCCTCGCCGAGCTCGGCGGGACCTCGGTCGAGCTGGCACGGCACGCGCGGGCCGCCCACGACGTGGCCACCGCCGTCCGTGCCGGGATCCGGGCCGGCGACGAGGCGATGGCGGTCGGGGGCCCGGACGAGGCGGTGCGAAGCTATGAGCTCGCCCTCGAGCTGCTCGCCGAGCCCGACGGTCAGCGCCTCGACGTCGACGTCGTCGACCTGACCCTGCGAGCGGCGGAGGCCGCCGCCGCAGCGGGCCACCTGTTCCGCGGCCTCGCGCTGGTCGAGGACGCGCTCGACGCGCTCCCCGACGACGCGCCAGAGCACGACCGAGCCCGGCTGCTGCTCGGTGTCGCGACCATCGGCCTGCTCGGTGACACCGGCGTCGACGTTCTCGCGCTCACCACCCAGGCCGTCGCGCTGGTCGCGTCGTCACCCTCCACCGAGCTCCACGCGCGCATCCTGCTCGCGCACGCGCGCGCCCTCGAGGAGCGCGGCCGAGACGACCAGGGCGCGCGCTGGGTCGACGAGGCGCTCCAGCTCTCCCGAACGCTCGAGGTCGCCGACGTGGCCGTCGACGCGTCCACCCTCATCGCGCGGATCGAGCGCCGGCGCGGCGACCCAGAGGCGTCGCTCGCGCTGCTCGAGGCGAGCGTCGCCGAGGCTCGCGCGACGGGAGAGGTCGGGGCCGAGCTGCGCAGCCTGTTCTCCCTGGCCGGACTCCTCTACGAGCGGGGTGAGCTCGCACGAGCCCGCGAGACCTACGCGGCGGCGGCCGACCTCGCGCGGCGGTCGGGACGCGCGTGGGCGCCGTACGGCATCGACGCCCGTGCCCTGGCCGCGATCGTCGCCCAGGTGCAGGGCGAGTGGGACGAGGCGAGGCGCATCGTCGACGTGACCGGAGAGGCGCCGCCGGCGATGGCCGAGGCGATGCTGGCCGCCGTGGACGTGGGGGTGCTCGCCTGGCGGGGCAGCAACCGAGCTCTTGAGCTGCAGCCGGCGCTGCGGCCGTGGTGGTCGCGCGACGGGTTCGTCGCGATCCTCGCCGGCGGGGCGGCCATCGAGGCCCACACGGCGCGCGGGGACGCAGCGGCCGCGCTGCGCGCCTACGAGGAGGTGGTAGCGGCGGTGTCCACGGTCTGGAAGCGCGAGGGCTTCGCCGCCCAGGTACGTCTCGCGGCACTCGCCCTCGCCGCGCTGACCGTGCAGGCGCGTGAGGCCACGGCCCGGGAGCGCACGGCGATCGTCGAGCACGGCGAGCGCCTGGCCGCCGAGGCTGCCGTGGCGGCGGGGACCTGGAAGTCTCGCGGAGCCGGCGTGGAGGGGCGGGCGTGGACCATGCGCGTCGAAGCGGAGCGGTTGCGCCTGCACTGGTCCGCGGGAGTCGACCCACCCGACGCGGACCAACTCGTGACGGCGTGGCGAGCGGCGCTCGCCGGCTTCGAGGAGTTCGGCAACGTCTTCGAGGTCGCGCGTTGCCAGGTCCGACTGGCCGAGGCGCTGCGCGGCACCGGCGAGGCCGGCGAGGCCGCCGCCCTGCTGGCGACCGCCGGGCTGACCGCGGACGCCCTTGGTGCCCGGCCGCTGCTGGCCGAGATCCGCCTCGCGGGCGGAGCACGTACGCGCTCCGCCTCAGAGCACCCGGAGGAGCAGCTGACGCCGCGGGAGCGAGAGGTACTCGCCCTCATCGCGTCAGGACGAAGCAACCGCGAGATCGCCGGCCGGCTGTTCATCAGCGCCAAGACGGTGAGCGTGCACGTGTCGAACATCCTCGCCAAGCTGGGAGCCGGCGGGCGCACCGAGGCGGTGGCCGTCGCCCGTCGTCGCGGCCTGCTCGAGGACTCGCCCTAG
- a CDS encoding DUF445 domain-containing protein, with protein sequence MALALSPADLQRRTRLRKAKTFATGLLVLAAVAYLLVRGNDATWAQYAAAAAQAGMVGGLADWFAVTALFRRPLGLPIPHTALIPTRKDALGASLSSFIGEHFLVADVVRRRLDQVDLLGRLGTWLSRPDSARRVTAEAAAALHAVLEVLSDEDVRAVVEEVAGRRLRDTQVAPVLGRLLADVVADGSHHALVDVVARRTAAWLHDNRDTVIALVEYEAPAWSPAFVDRALARRVYSELVRVAEQVVVNPQHPLRIALDRWLASLATDLREDPDTARRLGELADRLLSHDATREALGTLVGATRRAVVELVDEPDGELRHRATASVQRWGERLRSDAVLRGKLDGWIGAAAEHVVTGYRDEITRIVTDTVDRWDGEEAARRIELVAGPDLQFIRVNGTVVGALAGVVIHAVSVALG encoded by the coding sequence ATGGCCCTCGCCCTCTCACCCGCCGACCTGCAGCGCCGCACCAGGCTGCGCAAGGCCAAGACGTTCGCGACCGGGCTGCTGGTCCTCGCGGCCGTGGCGTACCTGCTGGTCCGCGGCAACGACGCCACCTGGGCGCAGTACGCCGCCGCGGCGGCCCAGGCCGGCATGGTCGGCGGACTCGCCGACTGGTTCGCGGTGACCGCGCTGTTCCGCCGCCCGCTCGGCCTCCCGATCCCGCACACCGCGCTCATCCCGACCCGCAAGGACGCCCTCGGCGCGAGCCTGAGCAGCTTCATCGGCGAGCACTTCCTCGTGGCCGACGTGGTCCGGCGGCGCCTCGACCAGGTGGACCTGCTCGGGCGCCTGGGCACGTGGCTGTCCCGCCCTGACTCGGCGCGGCGGGTGACGGCGGAAGCGGCCGCGGCGCTGCACGCTGTCCTGGAGGTGCTCAGCGACGAGGACGTCCGCGCGGTCGTCGAGGAGGTAGCCGGCCGACGGCTGCGGGACACCCAGGTCGCACCGGTACTGGGCCGGCTGCTCGCCGACGTCGTCGCGGACGGTTCCCACCACGCCCTCGTCGACGTCGTCGCGAGGCGTACCGCGGCCTGGCTGCACGACAACAGGGACACGGTGATCGCGCTGGTGGAGTATGAGGCGCCCGCCTGGTCGCCGGCCTTCGTGGACCGCGCGCTCGCCCGACGGGTGTACAGCGAGCTGGTTCGCGTCGCGGAGCAGGTGGTGGTCAACCCCCAGCACCCGCTGCGGATCGCCCTCGACCGGTGGCTCGCGAGCCTGGCCACCGACCTGCGCGAGGACCCCGACACCGCGCGCCGGCTGGGCGAGCTGGCCGACCGGCTGCTCAGCCACGACGCGACGCGCGAGGCGCTCGGGACCCTCGTCGGGGCGACCCGCCGGGCGGTTGTGGAGCTGGTCGACGAGCCTGACGGCGAGCTGCGTCACCGGGCCACCGCGTCGGTGCAGCGATGGGGGGAGCGCTTGCGCAGCGACGCGGTGCTTCGCGGGAAGCTCGACGGCTGGATCGGCGCAGCGGCCGAGCACGTCGTCACCGGCTACCGCGACGAGATCACCCGCATCGTCACCGACACCGTCGACCGGTGGGACGGCGAGGAGGCGGCACGACGCATCGAGCTCGTCGCCGGACCGGATCTGCAGTTCATCCGGGTGAACGGAACGGTCGTCGGCGCGTTGGCCGGCGTCGTCATCCACGCGGTGAGCGTGGCGCTCGGCTGA
- a CDS encoding glycoside hydrolase family 15 protein has product MDASVDASTDLVAPRRLEEDYHRSPFPPIADYAFLSDCESTCLVAPSGAVEWMCVPRPDAPSVFTSLLDRAAGSFRLGPYDVAYPAQRRYLPGSLMLETTWQTRTGWLVVRDALVMGPWHNVDDRSRTHRRSPTDFDAEHCLVRTVRCVSGTVDLAMSCEPLFDYGRVAPEWEYESGGYGELTAKADGADVTLRLTTDLRCGIEGRGVRARTRMVEGDQHFVALSWSPLPPPRSWDEAAERMARTAEYWRQWITAGEFPDHPWRHYLQASALTLKGLTYAPTGALLAAATTSLPETPQGERNWDYRYAWVRDSTFALWGLYTLGFDREADDFFYFIADACRDGHDLQVMYGVGGERELDESSLPHLRGYEGAQPVRIGNGAYTQKQHDVWGAVLDSVYLHVRSREAVSESLWPILKRQVEQAAAHWEEPDRGIWEVRGEPRHFVSSKLMCWVALDRGAKLARLHDEPEYAEKWASLADQIHADICEKGVDSRGVFTQYYGTDALDASCLLIPLLRFLPPDDPRIRATVLAIADELTEEGLVLRYRTGETDDGLAGEEGSFTICSFWLVSALVEIGEIDRAKKLCERLLAYASPLRLYAEEIDPKSGRHLGNFPQAFTHLAQINAVVHVIRAEERQGTGNFTPAHAGG; this is encoded by the coding sequence ATGGACGCCTCCGTCGACGCATCCACGGACCTGGTCGCTCCCCGCCGCCTCGAGGAGGACTACCACCGAAGCCCGTTCCCGCCCATCGCGGACTACGCCTTCCTCTCCGACTGCGAGTCGACGTGCCTGGTGGCGCCGAGCGGTGCCGTCGAGTGGATGTGCGTGCCCCGGCCCGACGCGCCGAGCGTGTTCACCTCGCTGCTCGACCGGGCGGCGGGCAGCTTCCGCCTCGGCCCCTACGACGTCGCCTACCCGGCGCAGCGTCGCTACCTTCCCGGCAGCCTCATGCTCGAGACGACCTGGCAGACACGCACCGGTTGGCTCGTGGTGCGCGACGCCCTCGTCATGGGTCCGTGGCACAACGTCGACGACCGCTCGCGCACCCACCGCCGCTCCCCCACCGACTTCGACGCCGAGCACTGCCTCGTGCGGACGGTCCGGTGCGTCAGCGGAACGGTCGACCTCGCCATGTCGTGCGAACCGCTCTTCGACTACGGCCGGGTGGCGCCGGAGTGGGAGTACGAGAGCGGGGGGTACGGCGAGCTCACCGCGAAGGCGGACGGCGCCGACGTCACACTTCGCCTCACCACCGATCTCCGGTGCGGTATCGAGGGCCGTGGCGTGCGTGCCCGTACCCGCATGGTCGAGGGGGACCAGCACTTCGTCGCACTGTCGTGGTCCCCGCTGCCGCCGCCGCGGTCCTGGGACGAGGCGGCCGAACGGATGGCCCGGACGGCGGAGTACTGGCGCCAGTGGATCACCGCGGGCGAGTTCCCCGACCACCCGTGGCGGCACTACCTGCAGGCGAGCGCGCTGACGCTCAAGGGACTGACGTACGCCCCGACGGGCGCCCTGCTCGCCGCCGCGACGACCTCGCTGCCGGAGACACCGCAGGGCGAGCGCAACTGGGACTATCGCTACGCCTGGGTGCGCGACTCGACGTTCGCGCTGTGGGGGCTGTACACCCTCGGCTTCGACCGCGAGGCCGACGACTTCTTCTACTTCATCGCCGACGCCTGCCGCGACGGCCACGACCTGCAGGTGATGTACGGCGTCGGCGGCGAGCGCGAGCTCGACGAGTCCTCGCTTCCCCACCTGAGGGGCTACGAGGGCGCGCAGCCCGTACGCATCGGCAACGGCGCCTACACGCAGAAGCAGCACGACGTCTGGGGCGCTGTGCTCGACTCGGTGTATCTGCACGTCCGCTCCCGAGAGGCGGTCTCGGAGTCGCTCTGGCCGATCCTCAAGCGCCAGGTCGAGCAGGCGGCGGCCCACTGGGAGGAGCCGGACCGCGGGATCTGGGAGGTCCGCGGCGAGCCGCGGCACTTCGTCTCCAGCAAGCTCATGTGCTGGGTCGCGCTCGACCGCGGCGCGAAGCTGGCCCGGCTGCACGACGAGCCCGAGTACGCCGAGAAGTGGGCGTCCCTCGCCGACCAGATCCATGCCGACATCTGCGAGAAGGGCGTCGACTCCCGCGGGGTCTTCACCCAGTACTACGGGACCGACGCCCTCGACGCGTCCTGCCTGCTCATCCCCCTGCTCCGGTTCCTGCCCCCGGACGACCCCAGGATCCGCGCGACCGTGCTGGCCATCGCCGACGAGCTGACCGAGGAGGGACTGGTCCTGCGCTACCGGACCGGGGAGACCGACGACGGGCTCGCGGGCGAGGAGGGCTCGTTCACCATCTGCTCGTTCTGGCTGGTCTCGGCGCTGGTCGAGATCGGCGAGATCGACCGCGCGAAGAAGCTGTGCGAGAGGCTGCTCGCCTACGCGAGCCCGTTGCGGCTCTACGCCGAGGAGATCGACCCCAAGAGCGGCCGCCACCTCGGCAACTTCCCGCAGGCGTTCACCCACCTCGCGCAGATCAACGCGGTCGTGCACGTCATCCGCGCGGAGGAGCGCCAGGGGACGGGCAACTTCACGCCGGCCCACGCGGGCGGGTGA
- a CDS encoding FAD-binding dehydrogenase encodes MDVDVVVVGAGLAGLVATAELADAGRRVILLDQEPETNLGGQAWWSLGGLFLVDSPEQRRMGVHDSHDLAWQDWLGTAGFDRDEDAWPRRWAQAYVDFASGEKRAWLHGLGVRFFPVVGWAERGGYLADGHGNSVPRFHITWGTGPGVVAPFARRVQAAVEAGRVEIRFRHRVDELTATGGVVDGVRGVVLEPSDEPRGVATSRDVVGDFALRCQAVIVTSGGIGGDHDLVRANWPRRLGTPPRDLLCGVPAHVDGRMLGITEAAGGTVVNRDRMWHYTEGVENFDPIWPGHGIRILPGPSSLWLDAVGRRLPVPLFPGFDTLGTLAHLRASGHDHSWFVLTQRIIEKEFALSGSEQNPDLTGKDVRLVLSRARGGAPGPVEAFKRRGADFVVADTLERLVDGMNALTEEPLLRLADVEREVLARDREIANPFAKDLQVVALRGARRYRGDRLVRVARPHRLLDPKAGPLIAVRLRVLTRKTLGGLHTDLSARVLRADGSPLPGAYAAGEVAGFGGGGMHGYRALEGTFLGGCLFSGRAAGRAAADATR; translated from the coding sequence ATGGACGTTGATGTCGTGGTCGTGGGAGCGGGGCTCGCGGGACTGGTGGCGACCGCGGAGCTCGCGGACGCCGGCCGGCGGGTGATCCTGCTCGACCAGGAGCCGGAGACGAATCTCGGGGGCCAGGCCTGGTGGTCGCTCGGCGGCCTCTTCCTCGTCGACTCCCCGGAGCAGCGCCGGATGGGTGTCCACGACTCCCACGACCTGGCCTGGCAGGACTGGCTGGGCACGGCCGGCTTCGACCGGGACGAGGACGCTTGGCCGAGGCGCTGGGCGCAGGCGTACGTCGACTTCGCGTCCGGCGAGAAGCGCGCGTGGCTGCACGGGCTCGGCGTGCGCTTCTTCCCCGTCGTGGGCTGGGCCGAGCGGGGCGGCTACCTCGCCGACGGCCACGGCAACTCCGTGCCGCGCTTCCACATCACGTGGGGCACCGGACCCGGCGTCGTCGCGCCCTTCGCCCGCCGGGTCCAGGCGGCGGTCGAAGCCGGGCGGGTGGAGATCCGCTTCCGGCACCGCGTCGACGAGCTCACCGCCACCGGCGGGGTGGTCGACGGCGTGCGCGGAGTCGTTCTCGAGCCGAGCGACGAGCCCCGGGGCGTGGCCACCTCGCGGGACGTGGTCGGCGACTTCGCCCTGCGCTGCCAGGCAGTCATCGTCACCTCCGGCGGCATCGGCGGCGACCACGACCTGGTCCGCGCGAACTGGCCGCGCCGGCTCGGGACGCCACCTCGCGACCTGCTGTGCGGGGTCCCAGCACACGTCGACGGACGGATGCTCGGGATCACCGAGGCGGCCGGCGGCACGGTCGTGAACCGCGACCGCATGTGGCACTACACCGAGGGTGTCGAGAACTTCGACCCGATCTGGCCCGGCCACGGGATCCGGATCCTGCCGGGCCCCTCGTCGCTGTGGCTGGACGCGGTCGGGCGTCGGCTGCCGGTCCCCCTCTTCCCCGGCTTCGACACCCTGGGCACCCTCGCGCACCTGCGGGCCAGTGGGCACGACCACAGCTGGTTCGTCCTCACGCAGCGCATCATCGAGAAGGAGTTCGCGCTGTCGGGCTCCGAGCAGAACCCTGACCTGACCGGCAAGGACGTACGGCTCGTGCTCAGCCGCGCGCGGGGCGGGGCTCCCGGGCCGGTCGAGGCGTTCAAGCGGCGTGGTGCCGACTTCGTCGTCGCCGACACCCTCGAGCGACTCGTCGACGGGATGAACGCGCTGACCGAGGAGCCGCTGCTGCGGCTGGCCGACGTCGAGCGCGAGGTCCTCGCCCGTGACCGCGAGATCGCCAACCCCTTCGCCAAGGACCTGCAGGTCGTCGCGCTGCGCGGGGCGCGCCGCTACCGCGGGGACCGGCTGGTTCGCGTGGCCCGCCCGCACCGCCTGCTGGACCCGAAGGCCGGGCCGCTCATCGCGGTGCGGCTGCGCGTCCTGACCCGCAAGACCCTCGGCGGGCTGCACACGGACCTGTCCGCACGGGTGCTGCGCGCGGACGGCTCGCCCCTGCCCGGCGCCTACGCCGCGGGCGAGGTGGCCGGGTTCGGCGGAGGTGGCATGCACGGCTACCGGGCGCTGGAGGGCACCTTCCTCGGCGGCTGTCTGTTCTCGGGACGCGCCGCCGGTCGAGCCGCGGCCGACGCGACCCGCTGA